The following are encoded together in the Vibrio zhugei genome:
- a CDS encoding ABC transporter permease, with product MAALLLLLLVNSLIADNFFSIHIQDGRLFGSTIDILNRGAPVALLTVGMTLVIATGGIDLSVGAVMAISGAVMASLASQGYEPGFILMCAIAAGALCGLWNGFLVAVFKIQPIVATLILMVAGRGIAQLITKGQVITFTNDTLSWLGSGSFLYLPTPVWLMIFAAIVVWLLTKKTALGLFIESVGINIKAAKNAGIHTPAIVMSVYVISGIMASIAGIAVAADIQGADANNAGLWLEMDAILAVVIGGTSLMGGRFNLFTALIGAYIIQSINTGILLSGYQPQWNQIVKAVVVLIVLILQSPAVIRAIKGRMNHD from the coding sequence CTTTACTATTACTGCTGCTCGTGAATAGCCTCATTGCAGATAACTTTTTTTCTATTCACATTCAAGACGGACGCCTATTCGGCAGCACCATTGATATCCTAAACCGAGGCGCCCCAGTCGCACTTTTAACCGTGGGGATGACCTTGGTGATCGCCACAGGCGGCATTGACCTATCCGTTGGCGCTGTCATGGCGATCAGTGGCGCCGTGATGGCAAGTTTAGCCTCACAAGGCTACGAGCCTGGTTTTATTTTAATGTGTGCGATCGCTGCCGGTGCTTTATGCGGATTATGGAACGGCTTCTTAGTGGCGGTGTTCAAAATCCAACCGATAGTCGCGACATTAATTTTGATGGTCGCCGGTCGAGGCATTGCCCAATTGATCACCAAAGGGCAAGTCATCACCTTCACAAATGACACACTGTCTTGGTTAGGCAGTGGCTCCTTCTTGTACTTGCCGACTCCCGTCTGGCTCATGATATTCGCAGCAATTGTCGTTTGGCTTTTAACAAAAAAAACCGCTCTCGGATTATTCATTGAATCCGTAGGGATTAATATTAAGGCGGCCAAAAATGCCGGTATCCATACGCCAGCTATCGTGATGTCCGTTTATGTCATCAGTGGCATCATGGCTTCTATCGCCGGGATTGCTGTCGCCGCTGATATCCAAGGCGCGGACGCCAATAATGCAGGCTTATGGCTAGAAATGGATGCGATCTTAGCCGTGGTCATTGGTGGTACCTCTCTCATGGGCGGACGGTTCAATTTATTTACCGCGCTCATTGGGGCTTACATCATTCAGAGTATTAATACGGGGATTCTTTTATCCGGTTACCAACCTCAATGGAATCAAATTGTTAAAGCCGTTGTCGTGTTGATTGTGTTGATATTGCAATCACCGGCTGTGATTCGTGCCATCAAAGGGAGAATGAATCATGATTAA
- the yjfF gene encoding galactofuranose ABC transporter, permease protein YjfF, protein MIKRHFPLFITISVFLVGYFFCALDFPAFMTTRVICNILTDNAFLGILAVGMTFVILSGGIDLSVGSVIAFTGVLMATLISHGIHPYTAMLITLIAGALFGAFMGWIIDTLKIPSFIVTLAGMFFLRGTSFLISEQSIPINHPTFHALSRTSWHIWGGGRLSLIAVIMLVVVAIGMLLAHRTRFGNNVYAIGGNPTSASLMGISVRMTTIGIYTLSTLLASLAGIVFSIYTSAGYPLAAVGVELDAIAAVVIGGTLLSGGVGTVFGSLFGVLIQGLIQTYITFDGTLSSWWTKIIVGILLFTFIGMQRLLIVISERRKVVHTVRADKEVPLPS, encoded by the coding sequence ATGATTAAGCGTCATTTCCCATTATTTATTACCATCAGTGTTTTTCTGGTTGGATACTTTTTCTGTGCGTTAGATTTTCCTGCCTTCATGACCACTCGAGTGATCTGTAACATCCTAACGGATAATGCATTTCTAGGAATTCTTGCGGTTGGGATGACATTCGTGATTCTGTCGGGCGGCATTGACCTCTCAGTGGGCTCCGTCATTGCCTTTACTGGGGTACTCATGGCGACATTAATCAGTCATGGTATTCACCCTTATACGGCAATGCTGATCACCCTCATTGCCGGCGCGCTCTTTGGAGCGTTCATGGGCTGGATTATCGACACGCTGAAGATTCCATCCTTTATCGTTACCTTAGCGGGAATGTTCTTTTTGCGTGGTACCAGCTTTTTAATCTCAGAACAATCTATTCCGATCAATCACCCAACCTTCCATGCGTTGTCACGGACCTCTTGGCATATTTGGGGAGGGGGACGCTTGAGCTTAATCGCCGTGATCATGTTGGTGGTCGTCGCAATTGGCATGTTGCTCGCGCATCGCACTCGCTTTGGGAATAATGTGTATGCCATCGGCGGCAACCCAACCTCGGCGTCATTAATGGGCATCTCTGTGCGAATGACGACAATAGGCATTTACACGCTTTCGACACTGCTTGCTTCGCTCGCCGGCATTGTGTTCTCGATTTACACCTCAGCCGGTTACCCACTCGCGGCAGTCGGTGTAGAACTGGATGCCATTGCTGCCGTCGTGATCGGTGGAACGCTGCTGTCCGGAGGGGTCGGAACCGTATTTGGCTCACTGTTTGGGGTGTTAATTCAAGGCTTAATCCAAACTTACATTACCTTTGATGGCACACTCAGTTCTTGGTGGACGAAAATCATTGTGGGTATTTTACTGTTTACCTTTATTGGTATGCAGCGCCTGCTTATCGTCATCAGTGAAAGACGTAAAGTGGTGCATACGGTTCGCGCGGATAAAGAAGTACCGCTCCCCAGTTAG
- a CDS encoding YbaN family protein — translation MRLWVYKVIAVVSLLLAFAGVLLPGLPATEFVILSAWASAKGSPTIYRFLMSRPFFRDMITNWQNGKIISRRNKWLSTVSISVCFAILMLHKAPLWIVWSASLGMLIALVIIWRRPESLAQVRVKPVTPEQK, via the coding sequence ATGCGATTATGGGTGTACAAAGTCATTGCCGTTGTGAGCTTATTACTCGCATTTGCTGGCGTATTACTACCAGGTTTACCCGCCACTGAATTTGTGATTTTGAGTGCTTGGGCTTCCGCGAAAGGGTCTCCGACCATTTATCGTTTTTTAATGTCGCGTCCTTTTTTTCGCGACATGATTACCAACTGGCAAAACGGTAAAATCATTTCGCGCCGTAACAAATGGCTGTCGACGGTGTCGATTTCCGTGTGTTTTGCCATTTTGATGCTTCATAAGGCGCCTCTGTGGATTGTATGGAGCGCGTCTTTAGGGATGTTGATTGCCTTAGTGATTATTTGGCGCCGACCTGAATCCCTCGCGCAAGTCCGTGTTAAACCGGTGACACCAGAGCAGAAATAA
- a CDS encoding gluconokinase: protein MGVSSCGKSSIGAAVAKRLGAKFIDGDDLHPKANILKMKSGNALNDEDRAPWLERINDAAFSIEMKSEEGVLVCSALKRRYRDQIRQGNEKVTFIHLHGEFELVKQRMQERADHFMPVELLKSQFETLEMPDSDEQDVVQISIDGSFDDVVERCVTAIQAER, encoded by the coding sequence ATGGGAGTTTCAAGCTGCGGAAAATCATCGATCGGTGCCGCGGTTGCCAAGCGTTTAGGCGCAAAATTTATTGATGGGGACGACTTACACCCGAAAGCCAATATCCTCAAAATGAAATCGGGAAATGCATTAAATGACGAAGACCGAGCTCCTTGGTTAGAGCGAATCAACGATGCTGCCTTCAGCATTGAGATGAAATCCGAAGAGGGCGTGCTCGTTTGTTCTGCGTTGAAACGTCGCTATCGCGATCAAATTCGTCAGGGTAACGAGAAAGTCACGTTTATTCATCTACACGGTGAGTTTGAACTGGTAAAGCAGCGCATGCAGGAACGGGCCGATCATTTCATGCCAGTCGAGTTACTGAAAAGCCAGTTTGAGACCTTAGAAATGCCAGACTCCGATGAACAAGACGTTGTACAAATTAGTATTGATGGCTCGTTTGACGACGTCGTTGAACGTTGCGTTACCGCGATTCAAGCAGAGCGTTGA
- the gntU gene encoding gluconate transporter — protein sequence MSDISLIYTAAGSIALLLFLVMKVRLHAVVALILVSFIAGLASGMNPADIAATIEKGMGGTLGFVAVVVALGAMFGRVMEETGALDQVAYTLLHRFGNNKAHWAMTFTGFICALPLFFDVAVVLLIGIAFAVVRRGGGSVVKIGISLLAGIATCQAFLIPAPGPILVASQLDANFGYMIGIGLLASIPAMILGGPIFSSLIAKKVHVELPEHAQSTEQEREGGTPPSFGLAISMIAFPLLLIGLKTIVARFIDKDSALNSWLQLIGHPFTAILLACLLAFYLLGVRRGVSRERIMEICGSALQPAGVIILVTGAGGVFKQVLIDSGVGGALGNMLTETGLPIVVLAFILAAAVRVIQGSATVAMLTACGLITPMLEPLHLGGAQLAAVTIAIGGGAIVLSHVNDSGFWLANRFLGLSEKQTLQTWTVMETIIGTTGALVAILVSLFLP from the coding sequence ATGTCCGATATCTCGCTTATCTACACAGCCGCAGGCTCCATCGCCTTACTGCTCTTCCTCGTCATGAAGGTAAGACTTCATGCCGTTGTCGCACTGATCTTAGTCTCTTTCATCGCTGGCCTTGCTTCCGGTATGAACCCTGCTGACATTGCCGCCACCATTGAAAAAGGGATGGGAGGAACGCTCGGTTTTGTCGCAGTCGTTGTCGCATTAGGGGCGATGTTTGGGCGTGTCATGGAAGAAACGGGTGCTCTTGATCAAGTGGCTTACACCTTGCTTCATCGCTTTGGCAATAACAAAGCGCACTGGGCGATGACCTTCACTGGATTTATCTGTGCTCTGCCCTTGTTCTTTGATGTAGCGGTGGTGCTGCTCATCGGTATTGCTTTTGCCGTGGTCCGACGCGGCGGCGGCAGTGTGGTCAAAATTGGTATTTCATTGCTCGCGGGTATTGCCACCTGCCAAGCATTTTTGATTCCTGCGCCAGGGCCGATTCTGGTCGCCTCCCAATTGGACGCGAACTTCGGTTATATGATTGGTATCGGTTTATTAGCCTCGATTCCGGCCATGATTTTAGGCGGCCCGATTTTTAGTAGCCTCATCGCGAAAAAAGTCCATGTCGAATTACCCGAGCATGCTCAATCTACCGAACAAGAGCGCGAAGGCGGCACACCTCCTTCTTTCGGACTGGCGATCAGTATGATTGCTTTCCCATTGCTCTTGATTGGCTTAAAAACCATTGTAGCGCGCTTCATCGATAAAGACTCCGCTCTCAATAGCTGGCTACAACTGATCGGTCACCCATTTACGGCCATTCTATTAGCTTGTTTGTTAGCGTTCTATTTGTTGGGGGTTCGTCGCGGTGTCTCTAGAGAGCGCATCATGGAAATTTGTGGCAGCGCTCTACAACCCGCAGGCGTCATTATTCTAGTCACAGGGGCTGGTGGTGTGTTCAAGCAAGTGCTCATTGATTCTGGGGTTGGTGGTGCGCTGGGGAACATGCTGACAGAAACCGGATTACCGATTGTGGTATTGGCCTTCATTCTCGCCGCTGCTGTCCGTGTCATTCAAGGTTCCGCAACCGTGGCCATGCTCACGGCGTGCGGCCTCATCACACCAATGCTCGAACCATTGCATCTAGGTGGCGCACAATTAGCCGCAGTGACGATTGCCATTGGTGGGGGCGCAATTGTGTTATCACACGTCAACGATTCGGGTTTTTGGTTAGCCAATCGCTTCTTAGGCTTGTCTGAAAAGCAAACTCTGCAAACTTGGACCGTGATGGAAACCATCATTGGTACGACAGGCGCACTGGTTGCCATTCTGGTGTCACTCTTCCTACCATAA
- the gntR gene encoding gluconate operon transcriptional repressor GntR: protein MTKKRRPTLQDVADQVGVTKMTVSRYLKDENQVSALTRAKIAHAVEVLGYIPNRAPEILAQSKSHAIGVLVPSLTNQVFSEVIRGIEKVTEQFGYQTMFAHYGYQPEVEEARIASLLSYNIDGLLLSESLHSARTVRMIETSGIPVIEMMDSASPCIQQCIGWDNRLAAQEMTEVMIAKGHQHIVYLGARMDERTRQKMHGYEVAMNLAGLKPASITTDRASSFSLGAELLHQSLAKYPEVDSVFCTNDDLAAGVIFECQRQGIKVPEQMGIAGFHGHDVGQSMTPKLASVITPREQVGRLAATQLVERLTGQPYEQTAIDLRYRIDVGESLRAQS, encoded by the coding sequence ATGACTAAAAAACGTCGACCTACTTTACAAGATGTTGCTGACCAAGTCGGCGTAACCAAAATGACGGTCAGTCGTTATTTGAAAGATGAAAATCAAGTGTCTGCCTTAACACGCGCTAAGATTGCTCATGCGGTTGAGGTGCTGGGGTATATCCCCAATCGAGCGCCTGAAATTTTAGCGCAGTCAAAAAGTCATGCGATCGGTGTGTTAGTTCCCTCATTAACCAATCAAGTGTTTTCCGAAGTCATCCGTGGTATTGAAAAAGTCACGGAGCAGTTTGGTTATCAAACCATGTTTGCGCATTATGGGTATCAGCCGGAGGTAGAAGAAGCCCGCATTGCTTCTCTATTATCTTATAACATCGATGGGTTACTTTTATCGGAAAGCCTTCACAGCGCAAGAACCGTGCGGATGATTGAAACGTCAGGCATTCCTGTCATTGAAATGATGGATTCGGCGTCACCGTGTATACAGCAATGCATTGGCTGGGATAATCGCTTGGCTGCTCAAGAAATGACGGAAGTGATGATTGCAAAAGGGCATCAACATATTGTGTATCTGGGTGCCAGAATGGATGAGCGAACTCGTCAAAAAATGCACGGTTATGAGGTGGCGATGAACTTAGCAGGGCTGAAGCCTGCGTCGATCACGACGGATAGAGCATCGTCATTTTCATTGGGGGCGGAGCTGTTGCATCAAAGTTTGGCCAAATACCCAGAGGTGGATAGTGTTTTTTGTACCAATGATGATCTCGCGGCAGGTGTTATTTTCGAGTGTCAGCGGCAAGGGATAAAAGTGCCAGAGCAGATGGGCATCGCAGGGTTTCATGGTCATGATGTGGGTCAGTCGATGACTCCGAAACTGGCCAGCGTGATTACTCCGCGTGAGCAGGTCGGAAGGCTTGCGGCGACGCAGTTGGTTGAGCGATTAACAGGTCAGCCTTATGAACAGACCGCGATTGATCTGCGATATCGTATCGATGTGGGTGAGAGCTTACGCGCTCAATCCTGA
- a CDS encoding NAD(P)/FAD-dependent oxidoreductase, with amino-acid sequence MSKKVDVVVIGAGAAGLMCAAEAGKRGRQVLVLDHAKKPGRKILISGGGRCNFTNYDISAHQYLCGNPHFVKSALSQYTQWDFIGLVSQYGIDYEERDHGQLFCQESAKDIVNMLLAEVDQPTIEQQYQVGVTHIAAAEHGFELATTLGNIECESLVIATGGLSMPKLGATPFGYKVAEQFGLPIIPTTAGLVPFTLHKEDKEAFAELSGVAVPSEIEAQDGTVFKESLLFTHRGLSGPAVLQISSFWKPGQTVQVNLVPNVDIDRLLATALEKHPNQTLKTTLTKILPKRLVEVLIARQLIIDKPLKQFQGRQLAQVSEQLQTWQILPNGTEGYRTAEVTLGGVDTNVLSSKTMECKHVKGLYFVGEVMDVTGWLGGYNFQWAWSSGYVSGQRV; translated from the coding sequence ATGAGTAAGAAAGTCGATGTAGTCGTAATAGGTGCCGGAGCGGCAGGGTTAATGTGTGCCGCAGAGGCAGGCAAGCGCGGTCGACAGGTACTCGTGTTGGATCACGCTAAAAAGCCCGGAAGAAAAATTCTTATTTCAGGTGGTGGGCGTTGTAATTTTACCAATTATGATATTAGCGCTCATCAATATTTATGTGGGAATCCTCATTTCGTTAAATCCGCATTGTCTCAATATACTCAATGGGATTTTATTGGTTTAGTGAGCCAGTACGGGATTGATTATGAAGAGCGCGACCATGGCCAACTGTTTTGCCAAGAGAGTGCCAAAGACATTGTCAACATGTTGCTGGCTGAAGTGGATCAGCCGACGATTGAGCAACAGTATCAAGTTGGGGTCACTCACATTGCAGCGGCAGAACACGGATTTGAATTGGCCACCACACTGGGTAATATCGAATGCGAATCGTTAGTCATTGCGACGGGTGGGTTATCGATGCCTAAGCTGGGAGCGACGCCGTTCGGTTACAAAGTGGCAGAGCAGTTTGGCTTGCCAATCATCCCGACGACCGCTGGTTTAGTACCATTCACCTTACACAAAGAAGATAAAGAAGCCTTTGCTGAGCTGTCCGGTGTCGCGGTGCCTTCAGAGATTGAAGCGCAAGATGGTACCGTGTTTAAAGAATCCTTGCTGTTCACGCATCGTGGTTTATCCGGTCCTGCCGTCTTGCAAATTTCATCCTTTTGGAAACCGGGTCAAACGGTGCAGGTTAACTTAGTTCCGAATGTGGATATTGACCGCTTGTTAGCTACCGCGCTGGAAAAACATCCTAATCAAACGCTAAAAACCACTTTAACGAAAATACTGCCTAAAAGGTTGGTTGAGGTGCTGATCGCACGTCAACTCATCATCGATAAGCCGCTCAAACAGTTCCAAGGTCGCCAGTTGGCTCAAGTAAGTGAGCAGTTACAAACTTGGCAGATCTTGCCTAATGGAACCGAAGGCTACCGAACGGCAGAAGTGACACTGGGAGGCGTGGATACCAATGTTCTCTCATCAAAAACGATGGAATGTAAGCACGTGAAAGGATTATATTTCGTCGGTGAAGTAATGGACGTCACCGGTTGGCTAGGCGGTTATAACTTCCAATGGGCTTGGTCGAGCGGTTATGTCTCTGGTCAGCGAGTGTAG
- the uspB gene encoding universal stress protein UspB, translating to MLDIDMFFFALAIVTLINVARCLSALRSLLYIMREAHPLLYQQVDGRVFFSLQGNLAKQVRLYHYLKNRDYHTHHDEVFTAKCERVRRLFELNTALLVVIVTAVLMV from the coding sequence ATGCTCGATATAGATATGTTTTTTTTCGCCTTAGCGATCGTAACCTTGATTAACGTGGCTCGGTGTTTAAGCGCGTTGCGCTCTTTGTTGTATATTATGAGAGAAGCGCATCCATTGTTGTACCAGCAAGTGGATGGCAGGGTGTTCTTCTCTTTGCAAGGAAACCTCGCTAAGCAAGTTCGCCTGTATCATTATCTGAAAAATCGAGATTATCACACACATCATGATGAAGTATTCACCGCAAAGTGTGAACGTGTACGCCGGTTGTTTGAGTTAAATACGGCACTGCTGGTGGTTATAGTTACCGCCGTTTTGATGGTGTGA
- the ftnA gene encoding non-heme ferritin, which translates to MLAKAMIDELNEQINLEFFSSNLYLQMSAWCEDKGFEGAAMFLRKHAQEEMEHMHRLFTYVSETGALPILGTIDAPKHDYSGLGDVFRETFEHEQMITKNINKLAHVAFTTQDYSTFNFLQWYVAEQHEEEKLFKGILDKLELVGENGQALFFIDKDLANMAKESSSSVMDTSAE; encoded by the coding sequence ATGTTAGCAAAGGCGATGATCGATGAGCTAAATGAGCAAATTAACCTAGAATTTTTCTCATCCAATCTATACTTACAGATGAGTGCTTGGTGTGAAGATAAAGGCTTCGAGGGCGCTGCGATGTTTTTACGTAAACACGCCCAAGAAGAGATGGAACATATGCATCGTTTATTCACTTATGTGAGTGAAACTGGCGCATTACCGATCTTAGGCACCATTGACGCTCCAAAGCATGATTATTCTGGTCTTGGTGATGTGTTCCGTGAAACGTTTGAACATGAGCAAATGATCACAAAAAACATCAATAAGCTCGCGCATGTTGCGTTCACGACTCAAGACTATTCAACGTTTAATTTTCTTCAGTGGTATGTCGCAGAACAACACGAAGAAGAAAAACTGTTTAAAGGTATTTTAGATAAACTTGAACTGGTTGGTGAAAACGGCCAAGCCTTGTTCTTTATTGATAAAGACCTAGCCAATATGGCAAAAGAGAGTTCATCGTCTGTAATGGACACTTCCGCCGAGTAG
- a CDS encoding universal stress protein, with protein sequence MSYQHFLVAVDLSEDSKILIDKAVALAKPLNANISFIHIDVNYAELYTGLIDINLVETQNHSMESSLDQLRELAAYANYPITHTLVGSGDLSNEMCETIEQFSIDLVVCGHHQDFWSKLLSSTRQLMNCTPVDLLVVPFNE encoded by the coding sequence ATGAGTTATCAACACTTTTTAGTTGCCGTCGATTTATCAGAAGACAGTAAAATACTGATCGATAAAGCCGTCGCTCTGGCAAAGCCACTGAATGCCAATATTTCATTTATCCATATCGATGTGAATTACGCGGAACTGTACACTGGACTCATCGACATCAATCTAGTCGAAACACAAAACCACTCAATGGAATCCTCGCTCGATCAACTACGTGAGCTAGCCGCCTACGCCAATTATCCCATCACCCATACGTTAGTGGGGAGTGGCGATTTAAGTAATGAAATGTGTGAGACCATTGAACAATTCAGTATTGATCTGGTGGTGTGTGGGCATCATCAAGATTTTTGGAGTAAGTTACTCTCCTCCACCCGACAACTGATGAACTGTACACCAGTGGATCTGTTAGTCGTGCCCTTTAACGAATAA
- a CDS encoding class I SAM-dependent methyltransferase, giving the protein MRIQLLAEAKQRESELVTLAQRWGLTHDQNSLFALVLTEDRLELRKLDEPKLGAIAVDWTSGAVAHRRKYGGGKGQSIAKAVGLNKGVIPTVLDGTAGLGRDAFVLASLGCRVQLVERHPVVAALLEDGIERAKQDADIGEWVRERVTLLHASSHTALEQLIRDEQFIRPDVVYLDPMYPHPDNKKKSALVKKEMRVFQSLVGADSDADFLLAPALALATKRVVVKRPDYAEWLQQQKPTMTIETKKNRFDVYVLASMNDTE; this is encoded by the coding sequence TTGCGAATACAATTACTGGCCGAAGCCAAGCAACGTGAATCTGAATTGGTTACATTGGCGCAGCGCTGGGGATTAACTCATGATCAGAACAGCCTATTTGCGCTCGTGTTAACTGAAGACCGCTTGGAACTGCGTAAACTTGATGAACCTAAGTTAGGTGCGATTGCCGTCGATTGGACTTCGGGTGCGGTTGCTCATCGCCGTAAATATGGAGGGGGTAAAGGTCAGTCTATCGCCAAAGCCGTCGGCTTAAACAAAGGCGTGATACCGACCGTTCTTGATGGAACCGCTGGGCTGGGCAGAGATGCATTTGTACTGGCGTCTCTTGGATGTCGAGTTCAGTTGGTGGAACGTCATCCTGTGGTGGCGGCTTTATTAGAGGATGGTATCGAGCGAGCCAAGCAGGATGCGGACATTGGTGAGTGGGTTCGTGAGCGCGTAACTCTTTTGCATGCGTCAAGTCATACGGCGCTTGAGCAGTTAATTCGCGATGAGCAGTTTATTCGTCCTGATGTGGTGTATCTCGATCCGATGTATCCTCATCCAGACAATAAAAAGAAATCCGCTTTAGTCAAAAAAGAAATGCGGGTATTTCAATCTTTGGTCGGTGCTGATAGCGATGCAGACTTTCTATTGGCGCCAGCATTAGCGCTGGCAACCAAACGCGTTGTGGTCAAGCGCCCTGATTATGCCGAGTGGCTGCAGCAGCAAAAACCGACGATGACCATAGAAACGAAAAAAAATCGCTTTGATGTCTATGTATTAGCGTCAATGAACGATACTGAATAA
- the asnC gene encoding transcriptional regulator AsnC → MTSPLTAKLDELDKAILKILMDDARRPYADMAKQFNVSPATIHVRIEKMKAAEVIQGTEVIVNTKKLGYDVCCFIGINLNAARDYHSALAKLNALEEVVEAYYTTGAYNIFVKLMCRSIEELQYVLIDKLQAIDEVQSTETLISLQNPINRNVNP, encoded by the coding sequence ATGACCTCACCATTAACGGCGAAGCTTGATGAGCTGGATAAAGCCATCTTAAAAATTCTAATGGATGATGCCCGTCGACCATACGCGGATATGGCGAAACAGTTTAATGTCAGTCCTGCGACAATACATGTCCGGATTGAAAAGATGAAAGCAGCAGAGGTAATTCAAGGTACGGAAGTGATTGTTAACACCAAGAAACTAGGTTACGACGTGTGTTGTTTTATTGGTATTAATTTGAATGCGGCGCGCGATTATCACTCAGCGTTAGCAAAGTTGAATGCGCTAGAAGAAGTGGTTGAGGCCTATTACACCACAGGGGCATATAATATCTTTGTTAAATTGATGTGCCGGTCTATTGAAGAGTTACAATACGTATTGATTGATAAGTTACAGGCCATTGATGAGGTTCAATCAACTGAAACCTTAATTTCGTTACAAAACCCAATTAACCGCAATGTGAATCCATAA
- a CDS encoding multidrug effflux MFS transporter, giving the protein MQTHHRASPPPRYQLLLLTLLVLFSPLGIDIYLPALPLISETFHVEHALAKYTITIFLFSMGLGQLFAGPLADRYGRRYVALGGIVLYGMSALLAWYAHNIEWMLTARLMQGFGACATSVAAFATVRDVFGPERSGRMISYLNGAICFIPALAPILGSYLTQTFSWRANFSFMVGYSVFSGALIWLIMRETNPATEAEKSQPTFQLERYWSVIKHPMFLFHASLCMLAMAVILSYVTSAPLVLMDRLGLSMNSFTLWFGINAALNIIGCMMAPKIMDKLGTHRTIVLGVILLGIAGGLMVLLSGQQSALRFMLPIFISSFGFAWVLGAAAGKALAPFGDKAGTAAALLGLLQMSGSGFIVIAVQSLNVTPYWHIAIQMWLLLPGLAILFSPVGKKWHQWVFES; this is encoded by the coding sequence GTGCAAACCCATCACCGTGCGAGTCCGCCACCTCGTTATCAACTTTTACTCTTAACCTTATTGGTGTTGTTTAGTCCGTTAGGTATTGATATCTATTTGCCGGCATTACCGTTGATATCAGAGACGTTTCACGTGGAACATGCTTTGGCGAAATACACCATCACTATTTTTCTGTTTTCGATGGGATTAGGGCAATTATTTGCTGGTCCTTTAGCGGATCGTTATGGTCGGCGTTATGTCGCATTAGGGGGGATTGTGCTCTATGGAATGAGTGCCTTACTTGCTTGGTATGCGCACAATATTGAGTGGATGCTCACAGCTCGTCTTATGCAAGGGTTTGGCGCATGTGCCACATCGGTGGCTGCTTTTGCGACCGTGAGAGATGTGTTTGGTCCTGAACGGAGTGGCCGTATGATCAGCTACCTTAATGGTGCGATTTGTTTTATTCCGGCACTGGCTCCAATTTTAGGCAGTTATCTGACGCAAACTTTTTCTTGGCGAGCTAATTTTTCTTTTATGGTCGGATATAGCGTGTTTTCAGGGGCACTCATTTGGCTGATCATGAGAGAGACCAACCCTGCGACCGAGGCAGAGAAATCACAACCGACGTTTCAATTAGAGCGTTACTGGAGTGTCATAAAACATCCGATGTTTTTATTCCATGCGAGCTTATGTATGTTAGCGATGGCTGTGATTTTATCTTATGTAACGTCTGCACCATTAGTTTTAATGGACCGCCTCGGACTCTCCATGAACAGTTTTACATTGTGGTTTGGAATCAATGCAGCACTGAATATAATAGGGTGTATGATGGCTCCTAAAATTATGGATAAACTGGGGACGCACCGCACCATTGTGCTGGGCGTTATTTTATTAGGTATCGCTGGTGGTCTAATGGTATTGTTGTCGGGTCAACAATCGGCCTTACGATTTATGCTACCGATTTTTATTTCCTCGTTTGGTTTTGCATGGGTACTCGGTGCAGCCGCAGGGAAAGCATTAGCGCCTTTTGGCGATAAAGCGGGTACGGCAGCGGCTTTGCTTGGCTTACTGCAAATGAGCGGCTCCGGGTTTATCGTAATAGCGGTTCAGTCATTAAATGTTACGCCTTATTGGCATATTGCGATTCAAATGTGGTTATTACTCCCAGGACTTGCCATACTCTTTTCTCCCGTCGGGAAAAAATGGCACCAGTGGGTGTTTGAGTCTTAA